In Chitinophagaceae bacterium, the DNA window AAAATGAAGCAGGAAATATCTATAAGAATCATTTTGGAAAACCCACCGGCAGGAGTTGACTTTGGCATTCAAATGGGTAAGGGAAATAACTATGAAACAATACAAAAGCAAAGATCAAATAAGGCAGATCTCTGCTTTGAATTTAAAGTTTTGCTAAAGGAATCTAAAACGTCTTTACCTGATTTTGCAGGTCCTTATGTTCATGGAGCTTCAAAAGAACGGTTCATTTATATAGACATAGGTACAAATGCCGGACAGATAGATTCAGTCTGGAGTCGTCGGTTGAAAATTCCACTGCGTGATATCTCATCTGAAACAATCAAACTATTATTGGATGACGCTTCATTACATCTGGAGACGAAAGTTCCCGGAACAGGTAAAGATGGAGGTCCCAATTGCGCAACCGTAAAACCTTTCCCGGGCTGGCATTTGATTCCGGGGTTATAAAGAAAATAGTATCCAAAGGACAATGCATGTCAAGGCTGGACATGTAAACTTCTTTATTAAAATGATTCATTTGATGAGGTGAAGACGTCAACTGCCTTAGAAAAGTGATTAGATTTGTGATGCGCTCCTCTGCGCCTGTCGTTATGCGAAACCTGATTTTTTTGTTGCTGTCTTTATCCCGTTTCCCTGCTTTCAGTCAGGATGATCCGCTTAGAACTGATTGGGCAAATCTGAACAAGTATGCTGCCGCCAATCAAAAGTTGTTGCCTCCTTCAGCGAATGAAAAACGGGTGGTGTTTATGGGCAACTCCATTACGCAGGGATGGTTAGAAACAGACAGCGCTTTTTTCAGCAACAAGCCGTATATCAACAGAGGCATCAGCGGACAGACCACTTCACAAATGCTGGTTCGGTTTCGAGATGATGTTATTGAATTAAAACCTGCGGTAGTGGTGCTGCTTGCAGGAACGAATGATATCGCTGAGAACACAGGTCCTATTTCGCTTGAAAACAT includes these proteins:
- a CDS encoding SGNH/GDSL hydrolase family protein, encoding MRNLIFLLLSLSRFPAFSQDDPLRTDWANLNKYAAANQKLLPPSANEKRVVFMGNSITQGWLETDSAFFSNKPYINRGISGQTTSQMLVRFRDDVIELKPAVVVLLAGTNDIAENTGPISLENIFGNIVSMAELAIANNIRVVLSSVLPVFDYPWRPGLQPAEKIVTLNKMIKTFADKNKLVYVDYYTSMVDERKGLDKKYADDGVHPTLIGYKVMEPLVERAIAEALKQ